In the Tenrec ecaudatus isolate mTenEca1 chromosome 16, mTenEca1.hap1, whole genome shotgun sequence genome, one interval contains:
- the MORN3 gene encoding MORN repeat-containing protein 3, which yields MPITKCPQKVQSLWKEWDQKAQKNGLRHQVYAVNGDCYVGEWKDNMRHGKGTQIWKKKGTIYEGDWKLGKRDGYGTLSIPDPDTGKFRRVYSGWWSGNKKSGYGIQFFGPKEYYEGEWCGNQRSGWGRMYFSNGDIYEGQWLKDKYHGEGMLRLKNGNRYEGYWQRGMKNGTGRFFYLDHGQLFEGFWVDDIAKCGTMIDFGRDEAPEPTQFPIPKITILDPDNVLKEAMDRFKSTAEEEEEEEEETKEEEEKKEEEEKEEKGEDGGQVKNAELSL from the exons ATGCCCATCACCAAGTGCCCGCAGAAGGTGCAGTCCCTGTGGAAGGAGTGGGACCAGAAGGCCCAGAAGAACGGGCTGCGACACCAGGTGTATGCGGTCAACGGTGACTGCTACGTGGGCGAGTGGAAGGACAACATGAGGCATG gaaaagggacacAGATCTGGAAGAAGAAAGGTACCATCTACGAAGGGGACTGGAAGCTTGGGAAACGCGATGGCTATGGCACCCTCAGCATTCCTGACCCAGACACAGGGAAGTTCAGGAGGGTTTACTCGGGATGGTGGTCAGGCAACAAGAAATCG GGCTATGGGATCCAGTTTTTCGGACCAAAGGAGTACTACGAGGGTGAGTGGTGTGGAAACCAGCGCAGCGGGTGGGGCCGCATGTACTTCAGCAACGGCGACATCTACGAGGGCCAGTGGCTGAAGGACAAGTACCACGGGGAGGGCATGCTGCGGCTGA AGAACGGAAACCGCTACGAGGGTTATTGGCAGAGAGGCATGAAGAACGGGACCGGGCGATTCTTCTATCTGGACCATGGCCAGCTGTTCGAAGGCTTCTGGGTGGATGACATAGCCAAGTGTGGTACCATGATCGACTTTGGCCGTGATGAGGCCCCTGAGCCCACCCAGTTCCCTATTCCTAAG ATCACAATCCTAGACCCTGACAATGTGCTGAAGGAAGCCATGGACAGGTTCAAGTCAActgcagaagaggaggaggaggaggaagaggagacaaaggaggaggaggaaaaaaaggaggaagaggagaaggaggagaagggagaagaCGGAGGCCAGGTGAAG AATGCTGAGCTCAGCCTTTGA